One Deinococcus grandis DNA window includes the following coding sequences:
- the tatA gene encoding twin-arginine translocase TatA/TatE family subunit — MPNIGPAELLVILLVALVVFGPRKLPELGKSLGAGLREFRRSTQSLKDDFEGSVRDTPPGPAPVQTIHAPAQAVAAAPQPAPAPAVTAQPAPQPVTAEAVTAQPVTADTVAVPAKEQA; from the coding sequence ATGCCCAACATCGGACCCGCTGAACTGCTGGTGATTCTGCTCGTCGCACTGGTCGTCTTCGGCCCCCGCAAACTCCCCGAACTCGGCAAGAGCCTCGGCGCGGGCCTGCGCGAATTCCGCAGGAGCACCCAGAGCCTGAAAGACGACTTCGAAGGCAGCGTGCGCGACACGCCCCCCGGCCCCGCCCCCGTGCAGACCATCCACGCCCCCGCCCAGGCCGTCGCCGCCGCACCCCAGCCCGCACCGGCCCCCGCCGTCACCGCCCAGCCCGCCCCGCAACCCGTCACGGCCGAAGCGGTCACCGCGCAACCCGTCACCGCCGACACTGTCGCCGTTCCCGCCAAAGAACAGGCGTAA